A single Perca flavescens isolate YP-PL-M2 chromosome 2, PFLA_1.0, whole genome shotgun sequence DNA region contains:
- the ccsapa gene encoding centriole, cilia and spindle-associated protein, whose translation MVTKKIRTEYMKKFRDPRWETFSKCYEDSLKYRLTRRVMEHSHKPWFWEGWDSSSESSGWSTPRLSRNKIAPLSLPMPPPPTEVKHSPSRPGPKPPSEDGETEEGVGEAPVGDAAAVIENGVNEASGGSEDTATDSGPADTTSSDGEPVNPGPKRRPRRRTPRSEPGHRDGSHDDKPAVVRKPPRAKSTPPVITKEENRRPPGRLDWNERQTEVRRTPNDSNTSDACVQTRRESDKRSSNVERRRARSADLEKTRRSQLTVADDRWMTEYMRCFSARLR comes from the exons ATGGTGACCAAGAAAATCCGGACAGAGTATATGAAGAAGTTCAGGGATCCCAGGTGGGAGACGTTTTCTAAATGTTACGAGGACTCTCTGAAGTACCGTCTGACCAGGCGGGTGATGGAGCACTCCCACAAGCCCTGGTTCTGGGAGGGCTGGGACAGCAGCTCCGAGTCCAGCGGCTGGTCCACGCCCAGGCTCAGCAGGAACAAAATCGCCCCTCTGTCCCTCCCAATGCCACCCCCTCCCACGGAGGTGAAGCACAGCCCGTCCAGGCCGGGGCCGAAACCTCCTTCTGAGGACGGAGAGACGGAGGAGGGAGTGGGAGAGGCACCGGTTGGAGACGCTGCAGCAG TTATAGAGAACGGTGTGAATGAAGCCAGCGGTGGTTCAGAGGACACGGCGACAGACAGCGGCCCCGCTGACACCACGTCTTCTGACGGGGAGCCCGTAAACCCGGGACCGAAGCGGCGTCCCCGCCGTCGCACGCCTCGGTCAGAGCCGGGACACCGGGACGGTTCCCACGACGACAAACCGGCTGTCGTACGCAAACCGCCGAGAGCGAAGAGCACGCCGCCGGTCATCACCAAGGAGGAGAACCGGAGACCGCCCGGCCGACTGGACTGGAACGAGAGACAGACGGAGGTCAGACGGACGCCGAATGAC AGCAACACGTCGGACGCCTGCGTTCAGACGCGCCGGGAGTCCGACAAACGCAGCTCCAACGTGGAGCGGCGCCGGGCTCGGTCGGCCGACCTGGAGAAGACGAGGCGGTCGCAGCTCACGGTGGCGGACGATCGCTGGATGACCGAGTACATGCGCTGCTTCTCCGCCCGGCTGAGGTAG